In Falco naumanni isolate bFalNau1 chromosome 5, bFalNau1.pat, whole genome shotgun sequence, the following are encoded in one genomic region:
- the LOC121088324 gene encoding tetraspanin-7-like: MTVLKLSLMAFSFVFWAAGLTMLIIGLWAKLSLGSYLALSADDYPSAPAILLAAGAAAMVWGFLGCFGAATEHRGLLRAYSAFLTAVLAAGLTAGFSALLYRQNVARGFQEGLRQALLAYGQDEGVADALDALQRALSCCGVQSYRDWLTSPWALEQNSSVPLSCCRARLGCQRGLPDGLHRDGCFSKVSAFVSGNMFYIATAALGLALLQLIGIVLACLLAARIPAHLLGIATPR, encoded by the coding sequence ATGACCGTGCTCAAGCTGTCCCTCATGGCCTTCAGCTTCGTCTTCTGGGCGGCGGGGCTGACCATGCTCATCATCGGCCTCTGGGCCAAGCTGTCTCTGGGGAGCTACCTGGCACTGTCAGCCGACGACTACCCCAGCGCCCCCGCCATCCTCTTGGCCGCTGGTGCTGCCGCCATGGTCTGGGGCTTCCTGGGCTGCTTCGGCGCTGCCACGGAGCACCGCGGCCTCCTGCGTGCCTACAGTGCCTTCCTGACCGCCGTGCTGGCGGCCGGGCTGACAGCGGGTTTCTCGGCACTTCTCTACCGCCAGAACGTTGCGCGGGGTTTCCAGGAAGGGCTGCGCCAGGCCCTGCTCGCCTACGGGCAGGACGAGGGGGTGGCGGACGCCCTGGACGCGTTGCAGCGTGCCTTGTCCTGCTGCGGTGTGCAGAGCTACCGCGACTGGCTCACCTCGCCCTGGGCGCTGGAGCAGAACAGCTCGGTGCCCCTCAGCTGCTGCCGGGCCCGCCTGGGTTGCCAGCGCGGCCTGCCCGACGGGCTGCACCGCGATGGTTGCTTCAGCAAGGTGTCGGCCTTCGTCAGCGGCAACATGTTTTATATTGCCacggctgccctggggctggcgCTGCTGCAGCTCATCGGCATTGTGCTggcctgcctgctggctgcccgcATCCCTGCCCACCTGCTGGGCATCGCCACCCCTCGCTGA